One Candidatus Paceibacterota bacterium genomic region harbors:
- a CDS encoding MazG-like family protein, producing the protein MASFLKNGSIADLQEFVSTVYGVSEDQKFSLFELVDNQAIFAMRAIKGIRKNDVEKLRINLLFSFSWVMSIANRLHIDASDMLWKRFPGCCSYCGKRPCICKSKHVETRVKGLHSIGKKPRTLAASQAELDAIYPKSDRTLDQAGIHLAEETGEFSEAVNQYYSIHDEKHLAKLEIEFADLISCMFDVANSAGINIAEEIAKVYHNNCATCHKPSCVCPFMSASEFES; encoded by the coding sequence ATGGCTTCTTTCCTCAAGAACGGCTCAATTGCAGACTTACAAGAATTCGTCTCTACTGTTTATGGTGTCTCTGAAGATCAAAAATTCTCTCTTTTCGAACTGGTAGACAATCAAGCAATCTTCGCCATGCGAGCCATCAAAGGCATCAGGAAAAATGATGTCGAGAAGTTGCGCATTAATTTGCTCTTCTCGTTTTCTTGGGTGATGTCGATTGCCAATCGCTTGCACATCGACGCAAGCGATATGCTCTGGAAGAGATTCCCCGGCTGTTGCTCATACTGCGGCAAGCGGCCATGCATCTGCAAAAGCAAACATGTCGAGACAAGAGTGAAAGGCCTGCACTCTATCGGCAAAAAGCCTCGCACTCTCGCCGCCTCCCAAGCAGAACTCGATGCTATTTATCCCAAATCTGATCGTACTCTCGACCAAGCCGGCATCCACTTGGCTGAAGAGACAGGAGAATTCAGCGAAGCTGTCAATCAATATTATTCCATTCACGACGAGAAGCATTTGGCGAAACTTGAGATAGAATTCGCCGACCTTATCTCCTGTATGTTCGATGTCGCCAATTCTGCCGGTATCAATATCGCTGAAGAAATAGCGAAGGTGTATCACAACAATTGCGCCACTTGCCACAAACCTTCCTGCGTCTGCCCGTTCATGTCGGCAAGCGAATTCGAATCGTAG
- a CDS encoding polyprenyl synthetase family protein, whose protein sequence is MEKKDYPILLTRHLEALKAEWKIASAEIIESCRAIYLEGSGLANEFARFLEAPGKFIRPSMFLFGYRLGGNEPDEKLIRLALAFELLHTYLLIHDDIMDASDLRRGVPSVHRLCEAYHKKEKFRGDSAYFGVSMAILFGDIISSKAIQLWSEAEVAGASLPKARATFDAMHVEVCLGQYLDLMSPAGSKVPSRDIVAQIMEEKTSKYTMTAPLTSGLLMIDAPSEWVRDFGTNLGIAYQVADDILGVYGDPRVTGKSADSDIREGKATFLVWSVLESATSDDKQTVIEFYTGNDRSDDAVLRVKNLFDKYDARAKAGAIASEYMSKALDVLTNAPISDIAKDELKIFSKFVVERNK, encoded by the coding sequence ATGGAAAAGAAAGATTATCCCATATTGCTCACACGACATCTTGAGGCGCTTAAAGCCGAGTGGAAGATTGCGTCTGCCGAGATAATAGAGTCTTGTCGTGCTATCTATCTCGAGGGGAGCGGGCTTGCCAATGAGTTCGCGCGGTTTCTCGAAGCACCGGGCAAGTTCATCCGGCCGAGCATGTTCTTGTTCGGGTACCGACTTGGCGGAAACGAGCCGGACGAAAAGCTAATACGCCTCGCGCTCGCCTTCGAACTTCTGCATACATACCTGCTTATACACGACGACATTATGGACGCGTCCGATTTGCGCCGAGGCGTACCGAGCGTTCATCGTTTGTGCGAAGCGTATCATAAAAAAGAAAAATTTCGTGGTGACAGCGCCTATTTCGGCGTCAGTATGGCTATTTTGTTCGGTGATATTATATCTTCAAAAGCTATTCAACTTTGGTCAGAAGCCGAAGTGGCGGGCGCATCGTTGCCGAAAGCGCGCGCAACCTTCGACGCAATGCATGTTGAGGTGTGTTTGGGGCAGTATCTGGATCTCATGTCTCCGGCCGGTTCAAAGGTTCCGTCTCGAGATATTGTGGCGCAGATAATGGAAGAGAAGACGAGTAAGTACACAATGACCGCACCGCTCACAAGCGGGCTCTTGATGATTGATGCGCCCAGCGAATGGGTGCGCGACTTTGGGACCAATCTAGGCATTGCTTACCAAGTAGCCGATGATATTCTAGGCGTCTACGGAGACCCGAGGGTAACAGGGAAGTCGGCAGACTCCGATATCCGCGAAGGCAAAGCCACGTTCCTTGTTTGGTCAGTGCTAGAGTCTGCAACTTCTGACGACAAACAGACAGTTATAGAGTTTTATACCGGCAACGATAGAAGTGATGATGCTGTCCTGCGGGTGAAAAATCTTTTTGATAAATATGATGCGCGCGCGAAAGCCGGAGCGATTGCATCAGAGTATATGAGCAAGGCACTTGATGTCCTGACAAACGCACCGATCTCCGATATTGCAAAAGACGAGCTCAAAATATTTTCAAAGTTCGTCGTAGAAAGAAACAAATAA
- the uppS gene encoding polyprenyl diphosphate synthase: protein MQPEKIPTSVGIIIDGNRRWAKAHSLLPWQGHEAGYKKVKEVVAWLRDAGVKDIVAYTFSTENWKRPEQEVSFLIKLIEHVLVNELDWANQEGIRLRGVGDMTKFSEQVQKLVKNAEEKTKNNSRITLGIALNYGGRAEILQAVNKLLTVRGSTSHSLVTEEEFSKLLYTKDIPDPDLILRTSGEQRLSNFLPWQSTYSELFFLPKMFPDLTKEDVTNVLAEYSARDRRRGK, encoded by the coding sequence ATGCAACCAGAAAAAATCCCAACCAGTGTCGGTATTATTATTGATGGCAACCGTCGTTGGGCGAAGGCTCACAGCCTCCTGCCGTGGCAGGGGCACGAAGCCGGATATAAAAAAGTAAAAGAGGTGGTCGCATGGCTTCGCGACGCCGGCGTAAAAGATATCGTCGCCTATACCTTCTCGACAGAGAACTGGAAGCGCCCGGAACAAGAAGTTTCTTTTCTTATTAAGCTTATCGAACATGTGCTCGTGAACGAGTTGGATTGGGCGAATCAAGAAGGCATACGACTTCGAGGTGTCGGTGATATGACTAAGTTTTCCGAACAAGTTCAGAAGCTCGTAAAAAATGCCGAAGAGAAAACGAAAAATAATAGTCGCATCACGTTAGGGATAGCATTGAACTACGGCGGTCGAGCAGAAATTTTACAGGCCGTGAACAAGCTACTTACTGTGCGAGGTTCAACCTCGCACAGTCTTGTTACTGAAGAGGAATTTTCCAAACTGCTTTATACAAAAGATATTCCGGATCCTGATCTGATATTGCGCACGAGCGGGGAACAACGTCTCTCTAACTTCCTCCCATGGCAATCAACCTACAGCGAACTTTTTTTCTTGCCTAAAATGTTTCCGGATCTGACGAAGGAAGATGTAACGAATGTCCTTGCAGAATATTCTGCACGTGATCGCAGAAGGGGAAAGTAG
- a CDS encoding RluA family pseudouridine synthase, with protein sequence MSLQNILHVIAEGESRMKRIKIIFENKDLLVIDKPAGYLSHGDEKSKGSDVASWFAKNYPKSAKVGDDGRAGIVHRLDKDTSGVMLLAKTPEMFTYLKQSFETKDIEKTYLAITYGVVKDEQGMIDRPIGRSSHDARLRRTGADADGKQRNALTYYKVLERFPQNTYLEVHPKSGRTHQVRVHLKSIGKPILCDMLYAPGKACMPEMGRQALHASEITFALPNGAKKSFKSPLPDDFKKTLEKLRKMC encoded by the coding sequence ATGTCCTTGCAGAATATTCTGCACGTGATCGCAGAAGGGGAAAGTAGAATGAAGCGGATAAAAATAATTTTTGAAAATAAAGATTTGCTGGTAATTGACAAGCCGGCGGGGTATTTGTCGCACGGCGACGAGAAGAGCAAGGGGTCAGACGTGGCAAGTTGGTTCGCGAAGAACTATCCCAAGTCTGCAAAAGTTGGGGACGACGGTAGGGCGGGGATAGTTCATCGCCTAGACAAAGATACTTCCGGCGTGATGCTCTTGGCAAAGACGCCGGAGATGTTTACGTATCTGAAGCAGAGTTTCGAAACTAAAGATATAGAGAAAACGTACCTTGCCATAACCTACGGTGTGGTAAAAGACGAGCAGGGGATGATAGACCGGCCTATTGGCAGAAGCTCGCACGACGCGCGGCTCCGCCGGACCGGTGCCGACGCCGACGGCAAACAGCGCAATGCGCTCACGTATTACAAAGTGCTGGAACGATTCCCGCAGAATACTTATCTCGAAGTGCACCCCAAGTCTGGTCGCACACATCAGGTGCGTGTACACCTCAAATCTATCGGCAAGCCGATACTCTGCGACATGTTGTATGCACCGGGCAAGGCATGCATGCCCGAAATGGGCAGGCAAGCCCTGCACGCATCAGAAATAACATTCGCACTGCCGAATGGAGCGAAAAAGAGCTTCAAGTCACCCCTGCCGGACGACTTCAAAAAGACGCTTGAAAAGCTCCGAAAGATGTGTTAG
- the rplS gene encoding 50S ribosomal protein L19: MIPVISPVNIEERRKLDFRAGDTVRVTVKIVEGKKVRLQAFEGICIARKHGTEPGASFTIRKIASGVGMEKIFPLYAPVIDNIKVIKRSKTRRSKLYFIRDKATREVTKKMSKIRAGKESEPLPEEAPAEAVAA, encoded by the coding sequence ATGATTCCCGTCATTTCACCCGTCAATATAGAAGAACGCCGCAAACTCGACTTTCGAGCCGGCGACACCGTCCGCGTGACCGTCAAGATCGTAGAAGGCAAGAAGGTTCGTCTCCAAGCGTTCGAGGGTATCTGTATTGCTCGAAAGCACGGCACCGAGCCGGGCGCCTCGTTCACTATCCGCAAGATCGCCTCCGGCGTCGGCATGGAGAAAATCTTCCCTTTGTACGCTCCCGTCATCGACAACATTAAAGTTATCAAGCGTTCCAAGACTCGCCGCTCCAAGCTCTACTTCATCCGCGACAAAGCAACGCGCGAAGTGACCAAGAAGATGAGCAAGATCCGCGCCGGCAAAGAGTCCGAGCCCTTGCCCGAAGAAGCTCCTGCTGAAGCGGTCGCGGCATAA
- a CDS encoding cob(I)yrinic acid a,c-diamide adenosyltransferase, with the protein MPNKFYTGKGDKGDTGFFGTAERHPKSSMRVECLGAVDELGSWVGLCRAKLVTEERPPSGGLSSVTKSKILEEVQQNLFIIQGEFGGADVHLNEKHLAKLEEDIADISKRLPEITSFVLPGASELGAILDITRTIARRVERRVVAYAKDTQLMGAVQGRAREFTLAYLNRLSSLLYVLARHEAAKRGTQEKTPTYE; encoded by the coding sequence ATGCCTAACAAATTCTACACCGGCAAGGGAGACAAGGGCGATACAGGGTTCTTCGGTACTGCCGAGCGCCACCCCAAATCATCAATGCGCGTTGAGTGTCTCGGCGCGGTGGATGAACTTGGCTCGTGGGTCGGCCTCTGTCGTGCGAAGTTGGTCACCGAGGAGAGACCTCCCTCTGGAGGACTCTCCTCGGTGACAAAATCAAAAATATTAGAAGAAGTTCAGCAAAATCTGTTTATCATCCAGGGCGAGTTTGGCGGAGCCGACGTGCATTTGAACGAGAAACATCTAGCGAAGCTCGAAGAAGATATTGCTGACATTTCTAAACGCTTGCCGGAAATCACCAGTTTTGTTTTACCCGGCGCATCCGAGCTTGGCGCGATACTTGATATAACTCGCACGATAGCGAGGCGCGTCGAAAGGCGAGTGGTTGCATATGCCAAAGATACGCAACTTATGGGAGCAGTGCAGGGGAGGGCGCGCGAATTTACTCTGGCCTACTTGAATCGTCTATCGAGTCTCTTATACGTCCTCGCTCGACACGAGGCCGCAAAAAGAGGAACGCAAGAAAAAACTCCGACCTATGAGTAG
- a CDS encoding HNH endonuclease signature motif containing protein gives MVWMLCSHCKKEFQTKPSWIRYGRKYCSEPCQRLGMRKGKNVKCSWCEKVVYKSLKELHGTKSGKLFCSKTCSLAWIASEHQEENHPNWKNGEKSYRHILERHTKKKICILCQTENPDVMAVHHVDQNRKNNKLSNLQWLCHNCHHLVHCYPREKIRFTKLLTPTNATPL, from the coding sequence ATGGTATGGATGCTATGCAGTCATTGTAAAAAGGAGTTTCAAACAAAACCTTCTTGGATTCGTTATGGCAGGAAGTATTGTTCAGAACCATGCCAGCGCTTAGGTATGCGCAAGGGTAAAAACGTCAAATGCTCATGGTGTGAAAAAGTAGTATACAAATCACTGAAGGAACTGCACGGTACGAAAAGCGGCAAATTATTTTGCAGTAAAACCTGCAGTCTAGCTTGGATTGCGTCAGAACACCAAGAAGAAAATCATCCCAATTGGAAAAATGGTGAAAAATCATATCGTCACATTCTCGAGCGTCACACCAAAAAGAAGATTTGTATTCTCTGCCAGACAGAAAACCCTGATGTCATGGCCGTCCACCATGTTGATCAAAATCGAAAGAACAACAAGTTAAGCAATCTCCAATGGCTCTGCCATAACTGCCATCATTTGGTGCATTGTTACCCGAGAGAAAAAATAAGATTTACAAAATTACTTACGCCCACAAATGCCACGCCACTGTAA
- a CDS encoding NAD(P)/FAD-dependent oxidoreductase, with product MEDQPRFDYLFIGTGNSALTAAALLANSGARVLMLEAHDIPGGYAQSFAWGKYFFCGQVHYIWGCSPEGRIGTFLRKIGLDKDITFELYDPDAYDIMAMPDGKKVGMPYGWERLAINIEKAYPGQGDRVRAFTGIISRIRKELAQFPERNIKWWEYITRARQYRTLIRYRNKTLQDVFDECGLSIEAQTVLAANAGDFMAPPNKLAILAYQGLMAGYNDGAYYPTKHYKYYIDRIAEFIESHRGSRIIYKAEVAAIETSGDKVTSVKTKDGRTFNAKTIICNMDPKRVAEMIGLEKFGDKFKKKLDYVYSPSGVMIYLGLKDIDLKKYGFGRHNIWHCENFDMNKMWQDQGQNNFEKPWIFISTPTLHTQESGTCPPGNQIMEVATYVEYGDLAKLKAENYKEYEARKLEIAERMLDIVEKRYIPDLRNHIDVKVVGTPSTNEYWVSAPRGNAYGADMLPNQIGLHRVTMETPFKNFYFCNASAGYAGMHGTTGNGILLYEKLTGEKVFDPSKAPSDDELAEAAYLKAKQKSVS from the coding sequence ATGGAAGACCAACCGCGATTTGATTATCTTTTTATTGGTACGGGGAATTCAGCTTTGACCGCCGCCGCTTTGCTTGCCAATAGCGGTGCGCGAGTGCTTATGCTTGAGGCTCACGATATACCCGGCGGATACGCGCAGTCTTTCGCTTGGGGCAAATATTTCTTCTGCGGGCAGGTGCACTATATCTGGGGTTGTAGTCCGGAGGGGCGTATTGGTACCTTCTTGAGGAAGATAGGCTTGGATAAAGATATCACCTTCGAGCTTTATGACCCCGATGCCTATGACATTATGGCGATGCCGGACGGCAAAAAAGTAGGCATGCCGTATGGTTGGGAGCGCTTGGCGATAAATATAGAAAAAGCTTATCCCGGTCAAGGCGACCGCGTCCGTGCTTTTACCGGAATTATTAGTCGGATAAGAAAAGAGTTAGCACAATTCCCAGAACGCAATATTAAATGGTGGGAATATATTACCCGTGCGAGGCAATACCGAACGCTTATTAGATATCGCAACAAAACACTACAAGACGTTTTCGACGAATGCGGGCTCTCGATAGAAGCGCAGACGGTGCTCGCGGCTAATGCCGGTGACTTCATGGCGCCGCCGAACAAGCTCGCCATTCTTGCGTATCAAGGGCTTATGGCCGGATATAACGACGGGGCATATTATCCGACCAAACATTATAAATACTATATAGACAGAATCGCTGAATTTATAGAAAGTCATCGCGGTTCTCGAATCATTTATAAAGCCGAGGTTGCGGCGATAGAAACATCCGGCGACAAAGTGACTTCGGTAAAAACGAAAGACGGCAGGACTTTTAACGCGAAGACAATAATCTGTAATATGGACCCAAAGCGTGTGGCCGAAATGATCGGTTTGGAGAAGTTCGGAGATAAATTCAAGAAAAAATTAGATTATGTTTATTCACCATCGGGAGTAATGATCTATCTGGGTCTTAAAGATATTGATCTAAAAAAGTATGGTTTCGGAAGGCACAATATTTGGCATTGCGAGAACTTCGATATGAATAAAATGTGGCAAGATCAGGGTCAGAATAATTTTGAAAAGCCGTGGATTTTCATATCGACCCCTACTCTGCATACGCAAGAGTCAGGCACCTGCCCGCCAGGTAATCAGATAATGGAGGTTGCAACATATGTCGAGTATGGTGATCTGGCAAAGCTAAAAGCTGAAAACTATAAAGAATATGAGGCTCGCAAACTCGAAATCGCTGAACGCATGCTTGATATTGTAGAAAAGCGCTATATTCCCGATTTACGCAATCATATCGACGTAAAAGTAGTCGGCACTCCGAGCACAAATGAATACTGGGTCTCGGCTCCGAGGGGGAATGCTTATGGTGCAGATATGCTCCCGAATCAGATTGGTCTACACCGTGTGACAATGGAAACGCCGTTTAAGAACTTCTACTTCTGTAACGCTAGCGCCGGGTATGCCGGTATGCATGGTACGACCGGCAACGGCATATTATTGTACGAAAAACTGACCGGGGAAAAAGTTTTTGACCCAAGCAAAGCTCCTAGCGACGACGAGCTTGCCGAGGCGGCTTATCTTAAGGCTAAACAGAAAAGCGTTTCCTAA
- a CDS encoding NAD(P)/FAD-dependent oxidoreductase, with the protein MQSPKKIAVVGAGIAGLVAAYELQKAGHNVTVFESSSVVGGRIQTEIINGFIFDSGADFFVNRYDLLHAYATELGIAWVATQKNSKHRIIREGIPYYIDLSGPFDLLFNFKLLSLGARLRFLLWGLHLKLIRSPLNFFHLSEVGLELQSISASAYLREKISPEVADYVADPFTGIMQFHRVDEISAAALFSLMKMMTESGGFHTTYTDGGIASIPKAIASKLKVLTNTEIASVSPKDSGVEIIRDNTSELFDIVIVATTGNVAKNIIKNVPASVVAMFENLTYAETMVVTFDIPVNLFPDGTHLTYVPFVENEMISGYDNQIRKSAKLENNGRSILNVYLHETAAEQSNGKPDNEVYESVLAELQKVCPEVRAHISDIKPLALKYWPQAMPKFRHDYLPRVVKFEEEGQGVNNIYLAGDYMNSPWTEGAARSGKRVAEMIRKRFSV; encoded by the coding sequence ATGCAAAGTCCAAAGAAGATTGCGGTCGTTGGCGCCGGTATCGCGGGGCTGGTGGCAGCTTATGAACTCCAAAAGGCTGGCCATAATGTCACAGTCTTTGAAAGTTCCTCGGTTGTTGGAGGGCGTATTCAGACAGAGATTATTAATGGCTTTATTTTTGACTCCGGTGCGGACTTTTTTGTCAATCGGTACGATCTGCTCCACGCGTATGCCACCGAGCTTGGTATCGCATGGGTAGCCACACAGAAGAACAGCAAGCATCGCATTATCCGCGAAGGAATCCCCTATTATATAGATCTATCGGGCCCGTTCGATTTGCTTTTCAATTTCAAGCTTTTATCGCTCGGAGCTCGGCTGCGATTTTTACTATGGGGTTTGCATCTTAAACTGATTCGTTCGCCTCTTAATTTTTTTCATTTGTCTGAAGTGGGCTTGGAGCTCCAGAGTATCTCCGCTTCAGCATATCTCCGCGAAAAAATTTCACCCGAAGTCGCAGATTATGTGGCTGATCCATTTACAGGAATTATGCAGTTCCACAGAGTAGACGAAATCAGCGCAGCTGCATTGTTCTCGCTTATGAAGATGATGACCGAAAGTGGCGGCTTCCACACCACCTATACCGACGGGGGCATTGCGTCAATACCGAAAGCTATTGCAAGTAAACTAAAGGTACTGACCAACACAGAAATTGCTTCCGTCTCTCCGAAAGATTCTGGTGTTGAGATTATTCGCGACAATACTTCAGAACTTTTTGACATAGTTATCGTGGCGACGACCGGCAATGTGGCAAAAAATATCATAAAAAACGTACCCGCTTCCGTAGTTGCAATGTTTGAAAATTTAACTTACGCCGAGACGATGGTCGTTACCTTTGATATTCCCGTAAATCTTTTCCCCGACGGCACGCACTTGACTTACGTCCCTTTCGTCGAGAACGAGATGATATCCGGCTACGATAATCAAATCAGGAAAAGTGCGAAACTCGAGAATAACGGCCGCTCGATATTGAATGTATACCTGCACGAGACCGCAGCAGAACAATCAAACGGTAAACCGGATAACGAAGTGTACGAGTCGGTCTTAGCCGAACTACAAAAAGTCTGTCCGGAGGTTCGTGCTCACATTTCGGACATCAAACCCTTGGCGCTCAAATATTGGCCTCAAGCAATGCCTAAGTTTCGCCACGATTATCTGCCACGCGTCGTGAAGTTCGAAGAAGAAGGCCAGGGGGTGAACAATATCTACCTAGCCGGCGATTACATGAACAGTCCATGGACCGAGGGCGCCGCACGGTCGGGAAAGCGAGTCGCAGAAATGATTAGGAAACGCTTTTCTGTTTAG
- a CDS encoding NAD(P)/FAD-dependent oxidoreductase produces MVNLDQVQDKIYDLLIVGAGPAGIEAALQAKKAGMNALLIDREEAGFIIAHTMSNKKFYHAYGQNVEAPKGLLDFPDRKQGSELVRLWRLQADTVPYAPHTVFKTIEDARGETSGKGGGLASDTVYNFITDKGAIQAPKLILATGMFSKPCKLGVPGEEGNTSVAHEFDYNSFITDKKILVIGGGNSAVEAALELSLDNEVTLLVRKPHVAETVTERNRVELENEAGKGTIKVFYNSSVTEFNNQEATLKLEDKIEKKVFDKIYITIGFEKPSDWLASMSIALDQDGLPKLSDKLETSRSGIFVSGALTGNDSIIGSANQSIDIIRYMAYTAKSA; encoded by the coding sequence ATGGTAAATTTAGACCAAGTGCAGGATAAAATTTATGATCTGCTTATTGTGGGCGCCGGGCCTGCTGGGATTGAAGCGGCTTTACAGGCCAAGAAGGCCGGCATGAACGCACTGCTCATCGACCGTGAAGAGGCGGGCTTTATTATCGCCCACACAATGAGCAATAAAAAGTTCTACCACGCTTACGGGCAGAACGTAGAGGCACCAAAAGGTCTGCTAGATTTCCCAGACCGCAAGCAAGGCAGTGAGCTGGTGCGCCTCTGGCGCCTGCAGGCAGACACGGTGCCGTATGCACCGCACACCGTGTTTAAAACGATCGAGGACGCAAGAGGCGAGACCTCCGGCAAAGGCGGAGGTCTCGCCTCGGACACGGTTTACAATTTTATTACAGACAAAGGCGCCATCCAAGCGCCGAAGTTAATTCTCGCCACCGGCATGTTCAGCAAGCCGTGCAAGCTAGGCGTGCCGGGCGAAGAGGGTAATACCAGCGTTGCGCACGAATTTGATTACAACTCCTTTATTACAGACAAGAAAATTTTAGTAATAGGCGGCGGCAACTCGGCCGTCGAAGCCGCGCTCGAACTCTCGCTCGATAATGAGGTGACGCTCCTGGTGCGCAAGCCACACGTCGCGGAGACCGTGACCGAACGCAACAGGGTTGAGCTTGAGAATGAAGCCGGGAAAGGGACGATAAAAGTTTTTTATAACTCGAGCGTCACAGAATTCAATAATCAAGAAGCGACACTAAAATTAGAAGACAAAATTGAGAAGAAAGTGTTCGACAAAATTTACATAACCATTGGATTCGAGAAGCCATCCGACTGGCTTGCCTCGATGTCGATAGCGCTCGACCAGGATGGCTTACCAAAACTGTCTGACAAACTAGAGACCTCCCGCTCTGGAATTTTTGTATCCGGGGCACTAACCGGCAACGATTCAATAATCGGTTCGGCCAATCAGTCTATAGACATTATCCGGTACATGGCCTATACTGCGAAATCAGCATAA
- a CDS encoding FecR family protein → MKKLIGFLVIVFVLGGIWLAMSGSKSSTSPVANVGAVDSLPVLTTPWIEVKASTTVSLFNPTTNVLVVQAKTGDLLTPPVRIEVAKKGGAVLHFPDGSQARLDAGTILTLTEASYQKESHSLRAQFTLAIGRIWSKVIDLATPESVWEVQTSNAVATVRGTAFSVSADAKKQSKVYTAENAVTVATINPDTKERTKVATALVEVGKQIDITDTIARTVEKQGTSTLKVVSAPASLLADVWVKDNGTRDAQLDTQVAELKQEGLTGDALRVKLETKVREEYQIVIEPIKQEEKAEPQADAKPTVEPAILKPEAVKQVPKATEQTVIGTKPIVSTATPKQLDVNTKSDLTNINEGDRVQFTAVLMLSDGTTRDVTAETMWKVIGPIGNIVKPGILATQLDANSQELGEGSGSIIATWTDNKSGEGFLGKSPIFKVKFAPTDAGGPAI, encoded by the coding sequence ATGAAGAAACTCATCGGTTTTTTGGTTATCGTATTTGTTCTTGGCGGGATATGGCTGGCGATGTCTGGCTCTAAGTCTTCTACTAGTCCGGTTGCCAATGTTGGCGCGGTAGACTCTCTTCCGGTTTTAACAACGCCATGGATAGAGGTAAAAGCCAGCACGACTGTTTCTCTCTTTAACCCGACGACAAATGTCTTGGTGGTACAAGCGAAGACCGGCGACCTGCTCACGCCTCCGGTGCGCATCGAGGTGGCGAAGAAAGGTGGCGCGGTACTCCACTTTCCCGACGGGTCGCAAGCTCGTCTTGACGCGGGAACTATTCTTACGCTGACGGAAGCAAGCTATCAAAAAGAATCTCACAGTCTGCGTGCGCAATTTACTCTTGCTATCGGTCGAATCTGGTCTAAGGTTATCGACCTGGCGACGCCGGAATCTGTGTGGGAAGTGCAGACATCGAACGCCGTTGCGACGGTCCGCGGTACTGCCTTCAGCGTTTCTGCTGATGCAAAAAAGCAATCGAAGGTCTACACTGCCGAGAATGCTGTTACCGTCGCGACCATTAACCCCGACACCAAAGAACGCACGAAAGTTGCCACGGCACTCGTCGAGGTTGGCAAGCAAATAGATATTACTGATACGATTGCTCGCACCGTAGAAAAGCAAGGTACATCGACGCTTAAAGTGGTATCGGCTCCAGCAAGTTTGCTCGCCGACGTGTGGGTCAAGGATAACGGCACGCGCGACGCGCAATTAGACACGCAAGTTGCGGAGTTGAAGCAAGAAGGTTTAACCGGCGACGCTCTGCGCGTGAAGCTTGAAACAAAAGTGCGCGAAGAATATCAGATAGTTATCGAACCGATAAAGCAAGAAGAAAAAGCAGAACCGCAAGCAGACGCTAAACCGACAGTTGAACCTGCGATACTAAAACCGGAGGCAGTAAAACAGGTACCAAAAGCTACCGAACAAACGGTTATCGGTACGAAGCCGATTGTTTCGACAGCGACACCGAAACAACTTGATGTAAATACAAAAAGCGATCTGACAAATATTAATGAAGGGGATCGTGTACAGTTTACCGCTGTATTGATGTTGAGCGATGGCACGACGCGCGATGTTACCGCCGAGACAATGTGGAAGGTTATCGGACCTATCGGTAATATCGTAAAGCCAGGAATTTTGGCGACACAGCTTGATGCGAATTCACAAGAGCTGGGCGAGGGTTCCGGCTCTATCATCGCGACTTGGACCGATAATAAATCGGGAGAAGGTTTCCTCGGTAAAAGCCCGATCTTTAAGGTGAAGTTTGCACCGACAGATGCCGGAGGTCCTGCGATTTAG